A window of Gimesia sp. genomic DNA:
AGGCGACTTTGAAAGCGATACGGATTCCAGACCATCGCGATTTTACGCACCGGTTTGATACCGCTCATGGAACGATAGACGCGGCGGTCACTCTGGTCCAGTTTGCGTGCCATCTGCGGTACCATTGAAATGCCATGCGAAAGCGAGACCAGTTCCTGCACCATCGCCAGCTGGCTCGTCTGTTCGACGGCCACCGGATGAAATGAGCGCTGCCGACAGAACGAGACAATGTTGTCCGACAGGCAGTGTGCTTCATCGAGCAGCACGAACGGGAGCGATTTAATATCGTTCAGCCGAATCTGTGGTTTGTTGACCAGTGGATGATCGGGGGGCAGAACCAGCAGCAGTTCTTCCTGAAACAGTTCTTCGATCTCCAGATATTTCGCCGGGACCGGCAACGCCAGAATGGCCAGGTCGATTTCTCCCTGGGTACACCGCTTCAGTAGATGGTCTGTGGTGTCCTCCTGCACGATAATTGAGGCCGCCGAGAATTCAGTGGAAAACTGTCGCAGCAGGTTCGGTAAAAAGAACGGTGCGATGGTCGGGATTGCCCCGATGCGAATCTGGCCACTGCGGCCATCGTCTGAGATCTCGGCTTTGGTATCTTCGATCAAAGTCAGAATCTGCTGCGCTCGTGACTGGAGCAGGGTGCCGGCGTCGGTGAGGGCGACCGAGCGTGTCCTGCGTTCGAAGACCGGCTGGCCCAGTTCTTCTTCCAGTTTCTGGATCGAGCGGCTCAAGGCCGGCTGGGAAATATTCAGTTCTTCCGCCGCCCGGGTAAAATTTCCCCGCTCTGCGACCCTCAGAAAATAGCGTAACTGATCGACTTCCATTGATGCATGTCTCCGCACGTTAATGTGATATTCGCATTGTATGGTATGTCGACTATGAATGAAATGCATGAAGAATCGGCTGGATCTTTATCGCTGGTAAACCGGGCGAACTTTCCGGACGGAACTGCATAAATCATGGTATAATAGTGTGTTGAGGTTCGATTCCACTGGGGAAGTTCGTCGATATTAATGGATGGTCTGCAGCAGATGAACATATCAAGATCATTGCATGTTATCCGTCTGTGAATTACTATTAATAGAGAGATCCCACCTTGCGTAAGCGAGTTCCCACCATGCTCACTCCAACGGAGTTTTTGATGACTACTGGATTGAAACGCATCTGTCTCATTCTGCCATTACTGACGGCTCTGGCGACGACCGTTTCTGCAGAGACGAAGCAGCCGGAACAACTGACGTACGAAGAACACATTCGGCCCATCTTCCGCGCCCATTGTTATGACTGTCACGGTGCGACGAAGGACCTCAAAGGGGGCCTCGATTTACGGCTGGTCCGTTTCCTGATCAAAGGCGGCGATTCGGGAGAATCGATCATCCCCGGGAAACCGGATGAGAGTTATCTGATGGAGCGTATTGAAAGTGGCGATATGCCTCCCGGCGAAGCCCGCGTTCCGGAACACGAAATTGAGATCCTCAAACGCTGGATCGCCGCCGGTGCGAAGACCGCGCGTCCCGAACCCGAATCGATTGGGGTCGGGTTAGGCATCACACCTGAAGAACGTGCCTACTGGGCCTTCCAGCCGATTAAGCGTCCCGAGCTTTCTCAGGAAGCAAAAGAGAATCGCCGAGTGCGGACTCCCATCGATGCATTGCTCTTACAGGCGATGCCCGAGGGACTCACTTTTTCGCCGGATACCGATCGACGCACGCTGATCAAACGGGCTTACTTCGATCTGCTGGGATTGCCCCCCAGCCCCGCGGAGATGCAGAAAGCACTCGCGGATCAATCGGAGGGCTGGTATGAACGTCTGCTGGATGAACTGCTCGCATCGCCTCACTACGGGGAACGCTGGGCGCGTCACTGGTTGGATGTCGCCGGCTATGCAGACTCAGAAGGCTACACGGTTAAAGATGATGTCCGACCCTGGGCCTGGAAGTACCGCGACTATGTCATTAAATCATTGAATGAAAACAAACCCTTCAATCAGTTTATCACCGAACAGTTGGCGGGAGACGAACTGGCGGGCAAGCGGGAAGGGGACCTGACTCCACAGCAGATCGAACTGCTCAGTGCGACCGGTTTTCTGCGGATGGCCGCCGATGGAACCGGGAGCGGCAGTAATAACCCGGAAGCACGCAACCAGGTGATCGCCGACACGATGAAAATTGTCGGCTCTTCACTGCTGGGGTTGAGTGTGGCGTGTGCGCAGTGTCACGATCACCGCTATGATCCCATTCCGCAGTCTGACTACTTCGCACTGCGGGCGATCTTTGAACCCACCTTTGACTGGCAGAAATGGCAGACACCGCAGCAGCGACGGATCTCGCTCTACACCGCAGCTGATCGTGCTGAGGCAGCCAAGGTCGAAGCGGAAGCACAGAAGGTGCTGGCTGAGAAAAATGAAGTCCAGGCCAAGTATATGGCACAGGCGCTGGAGACGGAGCTCAAGAAATATGAATCACCGCTCCGCGAACAGTTGAAGGCTGCCTACGACACGCCCAAGGCCAAGCGGACCGCAGAACAGAATGAGCTGCTCAAGAAACACCCGAGTGTGAATATCACGCCCGGCGTGCTCTATCAGTATATTCCGAAATCGCGAGAAGAGATGCAGGAGTTTGACAAGAAGATCGCGGAGATTCGCCAGAAGAAACCGGTCGAAGAATTTCTGCGGGTCGCCGTTGAGCCTCCTGGACATGTTCCGGTGACAAAGCTCTTCCATCGGGGCGATTACCGTCAGCCTCAGCAGGAGATCAAACCGGGAGGTTTGAAAGTGGTCTCCCCGCCGGATCAACAGCAGCTGTTCCCCGAGAACGATGCGTCTCTTCCGACGACGGGGCGGCGGCTGGCCTTTGCCCGCTGGCTGACCAGCGGCGAACATCCCCTGGTGGCCCGCGTTCTGGTCAACCGTTTCTGGATGCATCACTTTGGACGGGCGATTGTGGCGACCCCGGGTGAGTTTGGAAAACTGGGAGCGAGTCCCACTCATGAAAAACTGCTGGACTGGCTGGCTGCTGAGTTCATGACTCAGGGCTGGGATCTGAAGAAACTGCATAAAACCATCATGCTCTCCACTGCGTATCGTCAGGAGGGAGCCCCCGATCCCAGTAAAGAATCGATTGATCCGGACAACCATTACTACTGGCGGAAGCCGATCCTGCGACTCGAAGCTGAAACGATCCGCGACCGGATGTTGAAGGTGACCGGTCAACTCGACGAGCAACTGTATGGGGCGCCGGTCAGTATTAAAGAAGACGACTTCGGCCAGATCGTGGTGTCGGGTGAGCAGCATCGCCGCAGCCTGTATGTCATGGCCCGCCGCAGTCAGCCGGTCGGCATGCTGCAGACCTTCGATGCGCCCGTGATGGAAACCAACTGTGAGCGTCGTTCCAGTTCGACCGTGGCGACTCAGTCGCTGATGCTGATGAACGGCAGCTTTATCCTGTCACAATCCGGCAAGCTGGCAGAAAAACTGACCAGTGAAGCACCCGAACTCAAGCCAGAAACGCTGGCACAGCTGCCGGCACTCCCCGCGACGGCGAAGCCCGTCTGGAGTTATGGCTATCGCAGCCTGGCTGATACGAAATCGTTGACCAGTGAATTTACGCCACTGCCACACTGGACCGGATCCAGCTGGCAGGGAGGTCCTAAGCTTCCCGATCCACAACTGGGCTGGGTCACTCTAAATGCCGGCGGTGGACATCCCGCTACGAAATATGCCGCAGTCCGTCGCTGGACCGCGCCTGCAGCGGGCACACTGTCTGTCACAGGCAAGCTGCAGCACGGGAACGAAAACGGGGACGGCGTCCAGACGCTGGTTCTCTCCAGTCGTTCCGGTCTGGCTGGTGAGTGGAAAGTGCATCACAGCGCCGCCGATACGAACGTGGCTTCACTGGCTGTACAGCAGGGGGACACGATCGATTTCATCACAGGCTGCAATGGTAATACCGGCTTCGATTCTTTCTCCTGGGGGCTGCAGCTGACCCTCAAGGCTGAAGGCGGTCCGACTTTCAAATGGGATTCGGCAGCCGAGTTTCGGGGGCCGGAACCACCGCAGAAAAGTCTGCCCGCTCAGGCTTCGTATGCGTTTGAGCTGGCTTATTGTCGCAAACCGACGGACGACGAATTGCAGATGGTGATCCGCTTCATTGGAAACCAGCTGGCCTGGCTGCAGCAGCATCCCGATCAGTTGCCCAAGGGAGTCACCCCGGTTCGGCAGACGATGACCAATCTCTGCCAGACTCTGATGAGCTCCAACGAGTTTTTATACATCGATTAGTAAACTACTGCTGCATCGCGGTACATAATGTTCGCGCGATGCCAGTACAGATACTCCTTTGAATCAGGTGAGTTACTGATGACACAGTTTTTCAGCAGACGACAGTTTCTGGCAGAAAATGCAATGGGGATTGGCTCGGTCGCTTTGGCCTGGCTGTTGAACCAGGAGCAGGCCCAGGCCCGCCCCAAAAGCGTGACCGCGGAGCAGGAACACTTCGACCTGAAGCCAAAACCCGCACCAATGGCACCGCAGGCTAAAGCGATGATTTCGCTGTTCCAGCACGGCGGACCGGCGCACATGGATCTGACTGATCCCAAGCCGGAGCTGTCCAAGTACAGCGGCACCGATTTTAAAGGGGATATTCACTACAGCTTCGTAAATGAAGCCAGTAAGAAGCTGCTGGGCAGTCCCTGGAAATTTCGCAAACATGGTGAATGTGGCACCGAGCTTTCAGAACTGCTGCCGCACCTGGGAGAGGTCGCCGACGATATCTGCCTGATTCGTTCGATGCACACCGGAGCCAATGGTCACGAAGTTTCCATCCGTTATTTTCACGGTGGCATTCCCGGCGTTGTCGGGCGACCGAATCTTGGGTCGTGGCTGGTTTACGGTCTCGGATCGGAATCGCAGAACCTGCCGGCATACATGGTACTCACCGATCCGGGCGGACTGCCTGTGGACGGCGTGACCAACTGGTCCAACGGGTTCATGCCTTCGCTGTTCCAGGGAACCGTACTGCGTCCCAAAGAGCCGCGGATTCTGAACCTGGATGCACCCGCGCATCTGCAGGGAGATCTGCAGGCCCAAAACCTGGAACTGCTGCAGTCTTTGAACCGGAAACATTATGAACAGCATCCGCATGAGTCCGATCTCGAAGCACGCATCGCCAGCTACGAACTTGCAGCGCGGATGCAGACCGCGGCCCGCGAAGCACTCGACCTGTCACAGGAAACGCAGGCGACTCAGGAAATGTACGGCTTGAACAATCCCAAGACCCGCGACTACGGTACCCGCTGTCTGATTGCCCGCCGACTGGTAGAGCGGGGCGTTCGGTTCGTGCAACTGTTCCTGGGAGGGCAGCCGTGGGACAATCACAGCAGTATCATTACCGGGCTGCCTGCGATTTGTGGTCGCACCGATCAACCTGCGGCGGCACTCGTTAAAGACCTCAAACAGCGCGGGATGCTGGATTCCACACTGGTCCACTGGGGGGGCGAAATCGGTCGTCTGCCTGTGACCCAGGATCATGGCGATCCCAAGAAAGCGGGCCGCGATCACAACGGGCAGGGCTTCAGCATCTGGCTGGCCGGCGGCGGAATCAAGCCGGGGATGACCTTCGGCAAAACCGACGAATTCGGGCACAAGGCAGTTGAGAATGTGGTCACCCCCAATGACTTCCAGGCAACCATCATGCGGCTGTTTGGGCTCGATCATCAGAAGCTGTTGTTCTTCTATAACGGACAGGAGCAAATGATTACTAATAACCGTCCAGCTCGCGTCGTATCCGAAATCCTGAACAAACCGGTGCCAACTGTCGGAGGAGACGCCTGAAGTTGAGGCGTTTCGGCAACATCTCGTTAAATCCGTACGTGAGCGGGAATATCGATCAGCGGGTCGATTTTTTCGCTCATTTTCCGTTTGCCTCAGTGACGGAAAGAGGGGAAAGTTCAAGTACTTAATTAAACTTAAATATTGACAGTGTCGATTCACATTAGTAAGGTTTTATATAGAGATAGCGCTATATTAAGCATCCCTCCATCACTCAATCCCACCCCAATCAGAGCCGCCATGAATATCTTGCCTCAAGCAGTATCGACGCGTCGGTTATTTTTCGGTTTGACTCTTCTGCTGGTCTCACTTTATCTCAGTAATGCCACCCATGCCGAAGACGTGAAACAGCCGGTCAGTTTTGTGAATGATGTGATTCCCGTCCTGACGAAAGCAGGCTGTAACATGGGAACCTGTCATGCGAAAGCAGGGGGAGGCCAGAACGGTTTTCAGCTCTCGCTGCTGGGATTCGAACCGCTCGAAGATTACGACAGCCTGGTCAAGGAAGCACACGGACGACGTCTGTTTCCTGTTGCTCCGACTCAGAGTCTGCTGCTGACCAAAGCGACCAACGAAACACCACATGGTGGCGGCAAGCGGCTGAATCGGGATTCCGAAGGTTACCGGCTGATTCAGCGCTGGATTGAAGAAGGCGCGCAATGGAAGACCGGCGCTGAGCCGGAACTGGTCTCCGTCGAAGTGCAGCCCGAACGCGGCCTGGTTGAGATGGGCGAAAAACAGCAGCTCAAGGCCATCGCCAAATATTCCGACGGCTCGACCCGTAACGTGACACACACTGCGTTATATGAATCCAACATTAAGTCGATGGCGGACGTCGACGAAGAGGGACTTGTCAAAGTCAAAGACATCCCGGGGAAAGTCGCCATTATGGTTCGTTACCAGGGAAAGATCGCGGTCTTCACCGCAGCCATTCCCCTCAACGCACCGATTCAGAAAGTACCCAGCGAAAAGAATTTCATCGATCAGCATGTGTTCGCGAACCTCAAAGAACTGGGGATTCCTCCTTCGCCGGTCTGCGACGATGCGACCTTCCTTCGCCGGGTGACGATTGATATCTGTGGTCGTTTCCCCACAGAGGAAGAAACAAAAACATTTCTGGCCAGCACCGAAGCCGACAAGCGGGACAAACTCGTGGAGCGTCTGCTGCAGAGCCCGAACTATGCGGATTACTTCGCTTCTAAATGGACGCCGCTCCTGAAAAACCGTCGGGACGCCGCCAGTGATATTACATCGAACTTTGCTTTCCACGCCTGGATCCGCGACAGCATGCTGGCCAACGTGCCCTACGATCAACTTGTTCGTGAACTGCTGGGTGCAACCGGAACCGTTGTCAGCAATCCGCCTGTCGCCTGGTATAAACGGGTGACCGATCCCAAGGAACAGCTCGAAGATATTGCCCAGTTGTTCCTGGGAGTTCGTATGCAGTGTGCCCAGTGCCACCACCATCCGTTCGAACGCTGGAGCCAGGACGACTATTACGGTCTGGCAGCATTCTTCTCGCAGATCGGACGTAAGCCGACCGGTACACGGGGCGAAGACCTGATCTTCCACGAACGAGGTGTGGCCCAGGCGAAGAATGTCAAATCAGGTGAAATGCTGAAACCTGTCGCGCTGGGAGATTCTGTGGGTGAGATTTCACCCGATGAAGATCCCCGTCTGAAACTGGTTAACTGGATGAGTTCTCCGGAGAATCCTTTCTTCGCGAAGGCCCTGGTGAACCGCTACTGGAAACATTTCTTCAAGCGGGCCTTGATTGAACCCGAGGATGACATTCGGGACACCAACCCCCCTTCGAACCCGGAACTGATGGCTGCTCTGGAAGCACATTTCATTAAGTCCGGATTCGATCTGAAGGCACTGGTCAAGGTGATTACCCAGTCGCACACGTATCAGTTGAGTTCGATGCCCAACGAATACAATCTACTTGATCGCCAGAATTACTCGCGGTTCTATCCGCGACGTCTGCAGGCTGAGGTGATGCTCGATTCCATCGATGATCTGGCCGGGTCGACCAGCTCGTTCGCGAACCTGCCACCGGGGACCCGGGCGATTGCCTTACCCGATAACAGTTACACCAATTCCTCAGCGTTTCTGAAAGTCTTCGGTCGTCCCAACAGTGCATCCGTCTGTGAATGCGAGCGGGAACAGACTTCCAGCCTGGCTCAGAGCCTGCACCTGATGAATTCGAACGAGGTCAAGTCGAAGCTGGCAGCCGGAGGTGGCCGGGCCGCCCAACTCGCGAAAGAAGACGAGCCCATCGAAGCCCAGGTGAAAGAGCTCTACATGGCTGCTTTTTCACGTGAGCCTCGTCCCGAAGAATTGAAAACCGCAATCGAATTTCTGACGACTCCGGTCGAAGATGGAAAAACCAAAGCGGATGCAAAGAAAAAACCGACCAACAAAGATTTTCAGGATTTGATCTGGGCCTTGATGAACACGAAGGAGTTTCTGTTCAATCACTAGGCAGCCGATTTTTATCAACTGGTAATCTGTCAGCAACGCGACCTGAAAACGACGAATCAATTAAAACCTTCTATCCAGAGGCTGTGAATCATGAAAGCTCTTCGACCGCAACTTTCTCTCGTTGTGGGGATCTGTCTCATCACTCTGGGGCTGTCTGCTTCCACCGCGAACGCACAGTCCGTCTGCCTGCCCGCTCCGCGTCTACTGACCACGATGCCCATGGGCGGACAGGTCGGCACAACGTTCGAAGTCAAAATTGCTGGTGAAGATATTGATGATGCTGAAGAACTCAACTTTTCCCATCCTGGGATCACTGCGGAACCCAAGCTGGATCAAAATGGCCTGCCGATCGCCAATCAGTACGTGGTGACAATTGCCAAAGACTGTCCGGTTGGTGTTCATGAAGCACGCGTGATGACCCGGCTTGGCCTCTCGACTTCCCGTGCCTTCAATGTGGGAGACCTGACCGAAGCCGTTCAGACCCCTGGCAAAAATTCTTCACTGGAAACGGCGATGCAACTGGATCTGAACTCGATCTGTAATGCCATCATGACCAGCCGCAAGATCGATTACTACACCTTCGAGGCCAAAGAAGGGCAGCGGGTTGTCGTCGATTGTGCTGCCAAGGGCATTGATTCCAAACTGAATCCGGTCGTCATCATTGCCAATGAGCGCGGCATGGACCTGGTCGTTGAACGTCGCGGCGGCATGCTCGATTTCAAAGTTCCCCAGACCGGAAAATATGTGATTAAAGTGCACGGTCTGACTTACGATGGTGGTCCGCATCACTTTTATCGCCTGGCCGTCAAAGCAGTACAGCCAGATGAGCTTGTAAAACGACTGCCTTCGATTCAATCCGTGAGTGCGTTTTCCTGGCCGCCCGCCGGTCTGACTGATGCCAACATCCTTCCCGAAGCGGAACCGAATAACAAACACGCCGAAGCCCAGAAAATCACCCTGCCGTGTGACATCACCGGTAATTTCTATCCCGCAGCCGACGTCGATACCTTCGAGTTCAACGCGAAGAAAGGGGAAGTCTGGTGGGTGGAAGTTGCTTCCGAACGTCTGGGGCGACCTACCGATCCTTCGATCGTCGTTCAGCAGGTCACCGGCACTGGTGCTGATGAGAAACGGACCGACCTGGTCGAGCTGAAAGACATTCCCAGTCCGGTCAAAGTTTCCAGCAACGGCTATTCTTATGACGGACCTCCCTACAATGCCGGTTCGTCCGATATCCTCGGTAAAATGGTGATTAAGCAGGATGGCGTCCATCGGCTGCAGATTCGAGACCTGTTCGGGGGAACCCGCAACGATCCGAAAAACATTTACCGCCTGGTGATCCGCAAAGCGGCTCCCGACTTCGCAATTGTCGGCTGGGCGTTGCATATGAATCTACGTAATGGAGACCGCAACGCACTCTCCAAGCCCATCGCCCTGCGGGGGGGAGCGACGATGCCTTTCGAAGTGGTTGTGGTACGCCGCGATGGCTTTGATGGTGAGATCGAACTTTTCATGGATAACCTGCCTGAGGGAGTGACAGTGAGTGGAGTGAGAATTCCCCAAGGCAAATCCCGGGGCATTATGCTGATTACGGCTGAAGAAAATGCACCCCAGGGATACACGAGTGCCAACTTCTATGGTAAAGCGACCATTGATGGTAAAGAGGTAACCCATCCCTGTTACCTGGCTTCAATGCAGTGGCCGGTCAAGAACGCCTGGAGTGAAATTCCCAGTCCACGGCTCATGGCCGACGTTCCGGTTTCGGTGACCGAATCCGAACAGGCCCCGATCACGATTACCCCCGCGGAAGATAAAGTCTTTGAAGTCACCGCTGGCGAAAAACTGACCATTCCGCTCAAGCACATTCGTCGCAGTGATTTTTCAGGGGCGAATATTACTCTGAAAACCTTCGGCGATGGCTTTGATCGCAATCCGGCCTTTGATGCCACTCTCAAAGGGGACAGTTCCGAAGCCGTGCTTGATCTGGCAAAACTGAAGCCCGCTCCCGGCGAATACAACATTGCATTTTACGGATATGCAGTTGCCCGCTATCGGGAAAATCCGACTGGCGTCGCCCTTGCAGAAGCAGGGCTCAAGCAGGCGAAACTGGAAGCGGAAGCTCTGTCCGCCAATGCAGACAAACTCGCAAAAATTGCCGAGTCTGCTCCTGATGCCGAACGTCCCGGTGCGAAATCTGCAGCGAAAGAGGCGGCAGCCAAAGCAAAAGTAGCTCAGAGCGACATCACAAAAGCCGATAAACAGTTAAAAGCAGCCGTTGCTCGCGCCAAGCCCAAAGATATCGTCGACATCATCGTCTCCACTCCGATTCGTGTTCGTGTCAATCCAGCTAAGAAGGCCCAATAGAGATGACAGACAACTTTTATGCTTCATCGATTCAACCCTGTCCGGGACCGGTCAATCGTCGTGGCTTTCTCCGCATGGGACTCGCTGGCTTTGCTTCACTGAGCTTGCCTGGAATTCTGCGTCTGCGGGCCGCCAGCCCGGTGCAGAAGAAAAAAGATAACACGGCCGTCATCATGGTCTGGCAGCCGGGTGGGTGCTCGCACATCGACACGTACGATCCGAAACCGACTGCTCCCGTTGAATATCGCGGCCCGTTTAATACGATCCGTACCAGCGTACCGGGGATTGATTTCACCGAACTGCTGCCCATGCAGGCGAAGATTGCGGATAAATTCACGGTGCTGCGTTCCATGCGTCACGGCAGTCCCGGCCATCCCGCGGGAACACTGCGGATGCTGACCGGCGATACGGACATTCGCGATAAAACCAATCCCAAGTATCCGGACTGGATGTGCGTCACGAATTATCTGCGTTCCAAGCAGGGACCGCGGGAAAATCCATTGCCACCATATGTCGGCATCAACTTCTCTTCGCAGAGAGTCGGGGCGGCTTACCTGGGCGATGCCTACGGTCCGTTTACGGTATCCGGAGATCCGAACAGACCGAATTTCAGTGTGCCTAATATCGGTCTGTCCAATGCCTCTGAAGTGAAGCAGCTGGATCGCCGGGCTGATCTCCGTGCAAAACTGGATACTCTGGAACGCTCTTTCGACCAGGCCGGGGAACTTGAAGCACTGGACGAATTCGAAGCACAGGCGTTGACTCTGCTGACCAATCCCAAGGCAAAAGACGCATTCGATCTTAGTAAGGAAGATGATAAGACACGCGATCGCTATGGTCGTAACTCCTGGGGACAGCAGTTGCTGATGGCGCGTCGTCTGGTCGAAGCGGGCGTCGATGTGATTTCGACCAGCCTCAGTGGTCCTCTCTGTGGTCGCGTCAATAACTGGGATGACCACGCCGTGAATCACCATGTGTTTGATGCTCTGCGTTTCCGTTCACAAGCTTACGACCAGGCCGTCTCGGCTCTGATCGAAGACATCTACGACCGGGGCCTGGATGAACGGGTGCTGGTTGTGGTGACAGGTGAATTTGGCCGGACTCCCAAGGTGAATTACCAGCCCAGTACCGGGGAAGGAAACGCGAGTGCTCCCGCCGGAACCAAGCAGCCCGGTCGCGACCACTGGCCACGTGCGTTCTCTAATATCTGGGCCGGTGGCGGTATCGAAACCGGACGCTTCATCGGTGCCAGCGACAAGCTGGGTGAAGATTCCATCGAACGCATCTGCGGTGCGGGTGATTTCCTGGCGACGATTTACCACCATTTGGGCATCGATTCCTCGAACGTCTTCATCGAAGATTTCAACGGACGTCCGACACCCATTATCGCCGACCAGGGCAAACCGATTCCGGAACTGCTGGGTTAGTTCCCTGC
This region includes:
- a CDS encoding DUF1501 domain-containing protein, producing the protein MTDNFYASSIQPCPGPVNRRGFLRMGLAGFASLSLPGILRLRAASPVQKKKDNTAVIMVWQPGGCSHIDTYDPKPTAPVEYRGPFNTIRTSVPGIDFTELLPMQAKIADKFTVLRSMRHGSPGHPAGTLRMLTGDTDIRDKTNPKYPDWMCVTNYLRSKQGPRENPLPPYVGINFSSQRVGAAYLGDAYGPFTVSGDPNRPNFSVPNIGLSNASEVKQLDRRADLRAKLDTLERSFDQAGELEALDEFEAQALTLLTNPKAKDAFDLSKEDDKTRDRYGRNSWGQQLLMARRLVEAGVDVISTSLSGPLCGRVNNWDDHAVNHHVFDALRFRSQAYDQAVSALIEDIYDRGLDERVLVVVTGEFGRTPKVNYQPSTGEGNASAPAGTKQPGRDHWPRAFSNIWAGGGIETGRFIGASDKLGEDSIERICGAGDFLATIYHHLGIDSSNVFIEDFNGRPTPIIADQGKPIPELLG